The following coding sequences lie in one Sedimentibacter sp. MB35-C1 genomic window:
- a CDS encoding mechanosensitive ion channel family protein has protein sequence MDSVYATLIDYGLNEVAAKYLNYFILMVVILAVSITITLIIYKVVLKFLFKRIKNNKYNWDDILFKNRVFHKIVMIIPGITTYNSAVFFDEFSVVVSKLSMIYILFTVILMGRALIKSVEDIYRQFSISKDRPIKGFLQVIEIILYIVLIIMIISIMVDKSPVALISGIGALTALTTLIFKDSIVGFVAGMQLTWNDMLRIGDWIEMPKYGADGDVIDITLNTVKIQNFDKTIVTIPTYALISDSFKNWRGMQEMGARRIKRSINIDITSIKFCTNEMLDKYKKINILKDYIKNKEIELKDSNEKTENMDLLINGRNLTNVGVFRIYVQNYISNHPKIHNGMTLMVRQLVPGDNGLPLEIYAFINDIDWVNYENIQSDIFDHLFAVAEFFELRIFQKPSSYDFNNAILNERKI, from the coding sequence ATGGACTCCGTATATGCAACGCTTATTGATTACGGATTAAACGAAGTTGCTGCAAAGTATTTGAATTATTTTATATTGATGGTTGTAATTTTGGCCGTATCAATTACAATAACTTTAATTATTTACAAAGTTGTATTAAAGTTTTTGTTTAAGCGCATTAAAAACAATAAATATAATTGGGATGATATATTATTTAAAAATAGAGTGTTTCATAAAATCGTAATGATTATTCCGGGTATAACCACATATAACAGTGCGGTGTTTTTTGATGAATTTTCAGTTGTAGTTTCAAAGCTTTCAATGATATATATTTTATTTACAGTAATTTTAATGGGAAGAGCTTTGATAAAATCTGTTGAAGATATTTACAGACAATTTTCCATATCGAAAGATAGACCTATTAAGGGATTTTTGCAGGTAATTGAGATTATACTGTATATAGTATTAATTATAATGATTATTTCTATAATGGTAGATAAAAGCCCGGTTGCACTAATAAGCGGAATCGGAGCGTTGACTGCACTGACTACTTTAATATTTAAGGACTCCATAGTTGGGTTTGTTGCAGGTATGCAGTTGACATGGAATGATATGCTTAGAATAGGAGATTGGATTGAAATGCCAAAGTATGGTGCAGACGGCGACGTGATAGATATAACATTAAACACGGTGAAAATTCAGAACTTTGATAAAACAATAGTTACAATACCTACATATGCTTTGATTTCCGATTCTTTTAAAAATTGGAGAGGGATGCAGGAAATGGGGGCAAGACGTATTAAGCGCTCCATTAATATTGATATTACAAGTATTAAATTTTGCACGAATGAAATGCTTGACAAGTATAAAAAAATTAATATCTTAAAAGATTATATTAAAAACAAAGAAATAGAATTAAAAGATTCTAACGAAAAAACAGAAAATATGGATTTGCTTATTAATGGCAGAAATTTAACTAATGTGGGAGTGTTCAGAATTTACGTTCAAAATTATATAAGCAATCATCCTAAGATTCATAATGGAATGACACTTATGGTTAGGCAGTTGGTTCCAGGCGATAATGGTCTTCCGTTAGAAATTTATGCATTTATAAATGATATAGATTGGGTCAATTATGAAAATATACAATCAGATATTTTTGATCACTTGTTTGCGGTGGCTGAGTTTTTTGAATTACGAATTTTTCAAAAGCCCTCAAGTTATGATTTTAATAATGCAATATTAAATGAGAGGAAAATATGA
- a CDS encoding AAA family ATPase: MILDFLREEGVSEKLIIEIEKFRKQYNVNHQAKYRIPKPKYNYYGRDIWEQAITALLCGENILLVGSKATGKNVLAENLSLAFGRPKWDISFHINTDSSTLIGTDTFENGNVVFRKGPVYECAVCGGFGVLDEINMAKNDSMAVLHATLDYRRIIDVPGYDKIELDDAVRFIATMNYGYAGTRELNEALASRFMVINMPVISSENLKKLLLTEFPNIKEDYLNQFTGLFRDLRLKSDNSEISTKSVDLRGLISAMHLIDKGLEANKALEMGIINKSFDEFERKLVRDVISLRIPKKLERNEIFID, encoded by the coding sequence ATGATACTAGATTTTTTAAGAGAAGAAGGAGTCAGCGAGAAGCTGATTATAGAGATAGAAAAATTTAGAAAGCAGTACAATGTAAATCACCAGGCGAAGTACAGGATTCCAAAGCCAAAGTATAACTACTACGGCAGAGATATATGGGAGCAGGCAATAACAGCCCTTCTCTGTGGAGAGAATATATTGCTGGTAGGTTCAAAGGCGACGGGTAAAAATGTTTTGGCGGAAAATCTTTCGCTTGCATTCGGAAGGCCGAAATGGGACATATCATTTCATATCAACACTGATTCGTCAACGCTGATAGGAACTGATACATTTGAGAATGGAAATGTTGTGTTCAGAAAGGGACCTGTTTATGAATGTGCGGTATGTGGAGGATTCGGAGTCCTGGATGAAATAAATATGGCAAAGAATGATTCTATGGCAGTGCTTCACGCAACCCTTGACTACAGAAGAATAATAGATGTGCCGGGATACGATAAAATTGAGCTTGATGATGCGGTAAGGTTTATCGCTACAATGAACTATGGCTACGCAGGAACAAGAGAACTTAACGAGGCGCTGGCTTCGCGTTTCATGGTTATAAATATGCCTGTTATTTCATCGGAAAATTTGAAGAAGCTCCTTTTAACTGAATTTCCAAATATAAAGGAAGATTATCTGAATCAGTTCACAGGGCTGTTCCGGGATTTGAGACTTAAAAGTGATAATTCTGAAATTTCAACCAAGTCGGTTGACCTGAGAGGGCTGATTTCTGCAATGCATTTGATTGATAAAGGTCTTGAAGCAAACAAGGCGCTTGAAATGGGCATTATAAACAAGTCATTCGATGAATTCGAAAGAAAGCTTGTTCGAGATGTAATAAGCTTAAGAATTCCCAAAAAACTTGAAAGGAATGAAATATTTATTGACTAA